A window of Epinephelus moara isolate mb chromosome 15, YSFRI_EMoa_1.0, whole genome shotgun sequence genomic DNA:
TCCTTGTTGTCTTTCTAAGTACACTCCCTAATGTTATACTGtgcttttcttcagttagtCCTGTAATTAACTGCTTTCCTACTTCTTCATATCTGTTGTAATCCCATTGTACTTGTCAGGAGGCAGCGTGCACGTCCCCTCAATATGTGCATTTGAtccccccaataaaaacattaaagacttttattctgaaataaagacatttccaccatagactggtgcataaaaaaatcaagtgTTTGATGCCCCAAAATTTTACTCTGGAGGACCCCAAACCCTGCTTCACATGTTTGcccaaacattaaaacaaaacctaGGCCCTTGATGTCAGGAGCGTTACTTCCTCTAGATATAATCCAGGACGATGAAAAACATTATTCACAAGTGAAACCACTCATAACAAGTAAACATCACAGTTTAATTAACcgagcaaaaataaatacatttaagtaaagagaataaattaaaacataatgcACAGCACAAGTTAATAATACAGTGTTTGACAGATGAGTTTTCACATAATACAGTTGGCACTATACCACAGTTACAGCCATACAATGTCTCCAGACAGAGCAACAAATAAACATTGAACACTAAAGTGCAAAACTGCAAGAAAAGTGCAACATTACTAACACACTTATATATCATGTCTATTTTGTAATATGTCTCGTATAATTTAAAGTTTATAGATAAATATACATATAGTTTGATACAGCCTAAATACAATGATCTGGATTAAAGTCATCACTGATCACTGATTGCTTCACATGTCAACTTCATAGATCACTTAATAAATAGTTCGAATTTGTTGTGCAAACAATTTCAATCTATTGTATTCCTTGGTTAGACTTGggctcatcttcctcctcctttctctagTTCCTGACAAAGcacactagatggcgctctagCCCCATACAACATTTCCTCGTCATCAAAACACATCAGCTTGTATTCTGGTTATCTGCCTGTTAGATTATCTTGAATCAAACCTTTACTATTGCACTGTGTTGCAGTCACTGTGACTCTGAGTTAGAGTGAAGTTACCTGCTTCAGAGCTCTACATGTGATTAAATCAACTCAAATATAGACTCTTTGTAAACCATGTATTTGTGTCCATATGTCAGAATCAAAACTGTTGTTGCATTGTCACGTTCTACAAAGCCCAAAATACGCTTTGCTTTTAGCTCCAAAAAGTTAAAGTGCTGAGcattgaaatgaaaaagaaatggtTATTTTGAAAGCTACCGATGGAATCTTGGACACCAGCTTTTAGCTTAACTCACTGTTATACCTCTAAACTTTTGATGCCAAAAAAGCAGATTTTTATAATGCTTGCATGCTTGAATGTTAGCTGTGTCAAAGTCCAGAAGCTCGTTAAACGTCACTTCTTCTGGTACCCTTTAACCTGCCAGGAAGAGAGGAAAGTTAATTATATTTTACCCATGGGGAGAATTATGCCACAGGTACATTTACAAATGTCTTTGTGTCAAATATCTTACCTTTTTCGCTtcattgcagcagcagcaatgatGAAGCAAATAAACATCACTGCAGCGATCACAAGTGCAATCCCTGATGACGACAGTGCTTTCCCTGGAGACACACACCTCGGGGTTAGTCATACAAGAAGAATTCCCCAGAAGAGGTAGGGGAAATTTTCAAGGTGACATTCTTACTCTTACATGCTAATAATTCATTTCCCTGATCTGTCAGATGACCTCCCCAGAGAGCAAACGACCCGTCTTATTTTACGGCTACTTTTGTGCATGAAATGCAGCTgtaagtgaaagtgaaaccaaATCTGATTTTAATGAGTCACTGCACTGCTGACGCACACAGAGAGCAAAAGTCTGTTTACTGTTTGTACTTAGTCAGACTCAGATCACTGAAGTGCATTCACTGACCATTTCCCAGACCAGACATTAGAGAACTGAGTTCCTGGTTCAACGTAAGTGATACTGAAAAATTGCACAACCAGGCCACTCATAGTAATGATATCACATCTCAGACATACTTGTCTTGAGATTGACCATAAAGTTAATCATAATATGATTACTAATGGTTAATTAGTGGGCTAACTGgcacaccaaaaataaaatgttgaaacttgtTTGTTCCTGGTCAACACTGTGGGAAAGGTGTGGTGCAGTGTGACTTCCCTTCCAGTCAGTCAGCATAATAACTGCAAACACATTGTTGGGAATGTCTAGGAAGTTCATCTGAAATTATAGGCTGGTAATTTCAAAAAGCAAACCACTCTACAGCTACACTCTTACAAATAAAGGTGCTTACTAGAACCATTTAGAGCTCTTTGGCTTGTCCCCATGGGAGAACCCCTTTTTGGTTCCTTGATGAACCTTTTTAAAAGGCAGCGCCTCGAACCTTTTCAGAGGGTCCTACATAGAGTGCAACATAAAGGATTATACCTAGAATAATGTGTGAAAGGTTCCACCCAGAACCCCCCAATACAccatttccaccaaattagctctggttcttgaaccggTACCGTTAAGGATTCTTGGAGCAATCAAGTGAACCCGCCCatgttttcaccagttttgaGTGGAATTATTttaatcaaggatgtgtcatcaacgGAGAGCATTGTACATATTACAAAGTTTTCATCTTAAACCTACCAAGGGGAGCTCTTGTATTAGTAATTGACTACATTACCCATAGATCTCTCCCCCTCTACACATGGTTTTAGATTAACATGTCAGTCTGGGGCCAAAGGAACCACCTCCAGCAGCCTTGGGTCACAACACTAATGGTTCACAATCATGTTTTTCAGGTTGTTCTCAAGCACTATTCCTATgtatacctatgaaaagtaatgcaccaaaattcgtatCAAACCCATGTTataatgagccagtaatttgggaaggctgcgatcacattaCCAATTCACTGATGGGCACAAAGAAGGAAGTAACCCACGTAACAAGGCAGGTTGGGGGtttggatgggtcacaaaacacaggactttacccCAAGAGACTTTGTGCATCCTCGGATGGTAAAGGAATTTGCTAGTGCTTGTAGCTTTCATTAGATGGttcggttaggtttaggcaagaagaGTGGGATCAGTTAGGgctagggtaagaatgtcaaggaaagccaatcagaggcagagtaggagTCACTCCTTCACTAGCCtagaactttgagttatttgaAGGTACATCATCAACATAttactttttcttaacctaATCAAAGTGACTGTACTTGCCGAAATCCCACATACGTACATTATTAAGTAACTTTAGATTTCATATGTATTGTCATTCATAGGGCGCTGATTTGTAATATATCATATGAACTGCTGTATGAGGAAACATCGCATTTTTAGGGGGTGGAGATTTTGTGTGACCACCACCACTACGGCCTTTACTATTTCAATGGTGCAGTAGGGTTTGGAGCCAAAACTCAGTTCAAATTAGAAGCGAATACGAAATGCCAGGTACCGTAAAAACCGCATGGCATGAAATGATTCTAATGATATTAACTATAGCAGAACGCAAGTAAAATGAATGGATTAAAGGGATTCCAGATACATCTTCATCTAAAAATACCATTTAAGACATGcgtaaacatttaaatattttagggTGGGGATCTtttaacacctttttttttttttggtaaaaaaaaaaaaaaaggttcttgAGAAGCAAATGGTTCTGGGTAGACCCTTGGCCCTTCAGGAGGAACGCTTTTGGAACccttatttctaagagtgtacACAATTAcaaattttttttgtctataCAAAACAATTGACATGCATACCTCCGGCTTCCGTCTTCCTCGGAGGTAAAGAGAACGGGATCATCACCCGCCTTTGTCCATTGTTCAGCACGCAGTCCACCTGTCCCTTCCACTCTGGAGGTACTTGCAGAGTcaggttgctgctgctggtaaAGGTGTGGTCACTGTTTGTTACTGTAGAAGGCTGCATTGGTTCTGATTCGGTGGCAGGAGGTGAGAATTCCCACCGAATGGTCGGAGCTGGTTTACCTGTAGCAGAGCAGCTGAACACGACCTCCGTGTCTTCTTCCTCAGGCTCACTGGAGGTATGCACAGCTGTTTTCACCTCGGATATGCCTTCATAGAGAATTGAAactggtcatttggggggtttcaatcagcaaaaacaatgtttaatgTTTATTCTTTGAAATCTGTCTATTTCTAGAATTCCTACTCGATGCAAATTTGCTGCAATTTACCTTGCACCGTGAGGCAAGTCTGTTTTCGTTTGGACCCATCAGGATACACATTGAATGAGCAAATATAACAGCTTTCATCCCCCCATGTTACATTCTTCAGGATAATGGATGTTGACTGGAGAGACGCCTCTGTGAAGATCACTTTGCCCCTGTAAGGCTGATTTACTTGCTGTCCAAACCGCCTGCTGTAGGCCGCCAAATTCTCAATGGAGTCGTCCTTGAAAAGCCTCTGCCACGTGACCTGGAGGACACCTGTTGGAAATGGTAATCATCCAGTCaacacatttactcaagtacaagtctgaggtacttgtattttacttgaatattttattatatggTTAGTTACCAAACAACACTAATGAAGTATAGCTGCAATGATTGATTCGTCAGTtggcagaaaattaattggcaactattttggtAATCACCgaagtcatttttcatgcaaatacattttgtggttccatcttttaaaatgtaaggatctgctgcttttactttcaaatattttaatcatttggatttattttttaataattttgaggTCAAGGTGTCACTATAGGCTCTGGGTAACATTGTCATGGCAtttctcactttcttttttttaatgtaatttatacAAACTTAACAACCAGTTGAATGGGGAAAATATTCAACAGATTAATCCATCATAAAAAATATCATTAGTTGTAGTCTGATTAACAAAATGGGTACAAACCCACTCCATCTCAACCAGCTACCACATCAAAATCCCTTCTTTTACATGAAtacatcagtaataataatctaatgaAATAATATATGATTGTATAACAGGGGCTGTATTTTTGCAGAGCACTTTTATTTGTAATACGTTTTTTCTGATTATATACTTTAATTAAGCTACATTTCAATGCAGACTTAAGTTGTGATGGAGTATtttttgctacttttacttgttttgtttacttccacCACCACTGGTCAcatcttcacaataaaaactgGCATTTAAAGAGACCAAAGAAAACTTCTGCACCTGCTGTGTTGGCTGCTGTGCACCTGTAGTGCGCTTCCCCGCCGTAGTCAGCTGTTGTATTTCCATAATTAGTGATCTGCGACGTGCAggctgtaaataaaaacagcagagttTCAGTGAACGCATGATGAAAAGTAAAACAACCTTTTGTTATGCTTCAGTAGATtagtttaataaaatgtccttCCAAGCCCTTTGAAtgtaattaataatttaatttaaaggagctgcatgtgacattcagagcataacTTGAATTCAGAGTCTGAGTCGGGATTGTCTGCActcggctctcaacatggaggtccCTGATCAAGGGTCAGCCGCAACAGCTCTGTGCTTGGCTGtctctcactccaaagtcgtcgaaatccggtgcttgggcagtgacttgcggtgtcagataCATacgaaaaaaggtgtcctttaacgtcaaAAATTGGAAATTTGCCGTGTttcttttgaaagagactggatgtaaacgttaaatttcctgtgaatacggaagtgtattttgaaagaagacaatgcatgtaacaagcagaacttgATACAGCGCCCCAGAACGTCACCAAGCAACGCACACAGGGTACCTTGCAGGTTGTATGTGAACATGAAAagcccatgaccaaacgtcaatatgtgacaaggtcggagtgagaatgtcaatcaatgctctgaatgtcacatccTTTCTTAacacaatgataataataatgatattacaAATAGATTTAATTTAGGCAACATGATAATCTGACTACAAGGCTGGAGTCTATtatgtaatataaaaaaaaacctacagcAGTGACTATAGAATGGCTCGCCCTCACCTATGAGTGTCACTTACCTTTAAACAGCAGACTGGTGAGTACCAGGATCCACATCATCTTCTTCTACAGCTGTACAGACAACACTTTCAGTTTAAGCCTCTGACGTGCTTTTAAAGGGCGGCCTCAGTGCTTCAGTGATAATGAAACTGATAGgttgcagagagagggaggagagagagagggtagGGTTTTTCTAGAGAGCCTGCCAGCAACACATTGATTATATCATCTGGGGATTTATGGAATTAATTAATCCTTTAAAGGAAATGTATCAACAGAGAGAAGTACTTAAGGGTGAGGCTGTGGATGAATAGATATTTACACAATATGAAAACAGACTATATTTATAATGCTGGACTTTCAGGGTTAAACATACTGATAATTCATGAGAGAGCGAATATTTTATTAGTCAGTttgacaaataataataataataataataataataactttaatttatatagcgcctttcaagaaACCCAAGGTCACTTTACAATACTACTGTAGTAAAAGCTGAGGTCGCATTGAATGAGTAAGTCTGACtactttttcttcctttttgaAACTCACACTTACTTCTAATTATTACCTTGAAGTCCAGTAAACTGCGCACTTACTGTACGACTCTTCTGTATTTACAACACCTCCAGTAATTTTAGTTGGTCAAGAAATTCCAGAAAGAGAAGCAGAAGTCCCCATACTGCGCACACTGTGGCCTCTGGTGTTTTGAGGTTTGAAAACGATTTCCCTGTGAAGTTTGCTATGTGATCTTATTCAGATTCTCATCATGTTAAGTGTGATAACACACATGTGATGCTTGACATTTGCTCCAACTGACTTAAAGCGATACGGGAAAGTCCACCCCTCGAGAAGAcggtaaatattgtacttctGTGATACAAGATGATAAATATTTAGTCTAAACAAATGTCAAAGGCAGAGCACATACCGTATCATTCATTCAAATTCATGTCAGGTCTTGAAAGCCTTAATATCCCATTATGGCTCATATTACCATTACCACTGTTAATTGCCCGTCCTCAGTTTTACCACATTAGTTTGAGGGTAGTTTCCGGCCAATAATTGCAAATGTTCCACAGTGGGAAACATGTGTGGTGTGGGATTActgcaaacaggaaacaaacaagaTGAGGCCAGA
This region includes:
- the LOC126401646 gene encoding OX-2 membrane glycoprotein-like codes for the protein MMWILVLTSLLFKACTSQITNYGNTTADYGGEAHYRCTAANTAGVLQVTWQRLFKDDSIENLAAYSRRFGQQVNQPYRGKVIFTEASLQSTSIILKNVTWGDESCYICSFNVYPDGSKRKQTCLTVQGISEVKTAVHTSSEPEEEDTEVVFSCSATGKPAPTIRWEFSPPATESEPMQPSTVTNSDHTFTSSSNLTLQVPPEWKGQVDCVLNNGQRRVMIPFSLPPRKTEAGGKALSSSGIALVIAAVMFICFIIAAAAMKRKRLKGTRRSDV